The segment TGCCTGGTTCAAAGTCCCTGTGATGCAGACACAACTTCCAGCCTTGCTCGCCTTCCAACTGAGGTAACAGTTCCCTCATTACCCACAATTCATCATGAACGTTATAGGAAATAAAAGCATCATACTGCAAACCATTGGGCTTTCTCTGCTGTTTGTTATCATGGAGTAAAGCAAGAAAAAGGTAGTAAGCATAAATAACCTGCCATTTGAGGAAGTGAAAGAGAAAAGTGCAAAGAAGGGTCACAGAGACTAGTGTGGCAGTGGAAATGAAACAGAAAAACCCAACATCTACATTACATGAACCTATATTAAGATCCATGAGTTTATGTCCTTTGAGTTTGTCTGGGTAATTGCATGTGAGTTCATAAGCACTTTCAACTTCTGTGTCATTGCTACTAATGGTCCAGTTGACGAACCAGGCATTGGTACAGTCACATGAGAGATAATTGCCTCGTAGATCAAGGTAAATCAATGTTGGAAAAGACTGGATCACTGTCTCATTAATGACTGATAATGCATTCTTGCTTACATGCAACAGATGTAGTTTACTAAGATTTGCATTTATAAGAAAGTCCAAAGATTGCAAGCCAACTTTAGACAGGTGGAGTGTCTTTAGGACATGAAGTGGcagaaatatttttgttgtgagtaaaataaaatcatttctgCTAAGATCCAGTACCCACAGATAAGGAGTATAAGTAAATGTATCTGGATGTAAAGAATTTATATTAAGATTCTCTGCTTGAAGTTCTTCCAAATGCCACAATCCCTTGAAAAGGTTTGAAGGTAAATAAAGCATTCCTTTATGACCTTGGCTAAAAATGTTCAGAGTCTTTAGCTTTTTCAGATATTGAAAGGGTGGTTGTTCAAGAGGCTCTTGACTGTTATATGAAATATAGTTATTGTTCAGCAGAAGTGTTTTCAGGTTTGGGAGTTTGGAAAACACAGAAGCTTTTATTGAACGCTGAGAGAGCTTGTTTGATTGCAAATTCAGGAAAATTAAATTGGTCAGTTCATTAAAGGACCCTGCTTCAATAAATGATATTTGATTGTCTGGTAGAGACAAATTCTTAAGTGAATTCAAGGAGTCAAAATGTCCCCTACGGACAGAGTCCAGCTTGTTATTTGCTAGATCCAAAATCTCAAGTTTTTGAAGATCTCTTTTAAAATATCTGTTGAGAGAGAGTCTGTTAGATCCAATCATTAGAGTTGTTATGTTTTTCagatgtttaaaagcaaattccTCAATAAAAGATATTTCATTGCTATAGATCTGAAGGGTCTGTAATTGGGTTAAGTTAGCAAAATCAACACTACTTATGTTCTTTATATTGTTGAAGGTGAGGTCCAAAAAACGAAGACCTGGTAGGCTGCTGATGACAGCAGGGACACTGTATAGTTTGTTATTAGAGAGATCAAGCTCAGTTAACTGTGTGCAGAACTGCATCTCGTCTTTTGATATGGATGTAATATTGTTCCACTGCAAGCCTAGAAATTTCAAAGATGAAATCAGGCAGACGTCTCTTATCAAAGCTCTCACTTTTATATCCCCCAGAAAGTGTAACCTCAGGCTGGCCAATGAAGAGTTGAAGGTTTGTATGAGATCTTTGATCTTCTCCAAGGGCAATTGTATTCCACTTAAATTTAGATGTTTCACACTTTGTAGATATCTTTTGTCCTGTACATCCCACGTCATGTTTCCAGTAATAAAAGCCAAGACCAAATTATCAAGGTGAGGGAAAATATCGGCAGTGATACTGAACACTTTCAaaggatttttaaataaatccagaACTTGTAGTCTCACAGATATGTTGGACAGCTCCGAGGTCTGAAAAAAGGTGAAGCCATTACTCCCAATGTGCAGTTCCTGTAATTGTGGTAATAAAAAGAGAGGCTGAACTTTGCTGATTTTCTTCAGATGATTTCTGGACAGATTAACTTTTCTTAAACTGACCAGGGGTGAAAATGCAGAGAAGTGAATATTTGTGATCGAGTTTTCATTTAGATGTAAGACAGTGAGATTTCCCAGATTCTGAAACATTCCTCCCAAGATATTTGTCAGCTTGTTGTAGGCCAGATTTAACTCCTGCAAAGCCACCAAACTGCTGAATGCTCCTTCTTCCACTTCCCGGATCTTATTGTGTAGTGCATTAAGACTTTTAAGATTAGACAGTTGAGAGAAATACTCCTTGATTATCTTCTGTATGACATTATTTGAAATGTCCAAATATGTGGCTTTGTCCGGTATATTCCTTGGTACGAAATGCAGGGACCTCTTATcacaaaacacatttatgttttgtgcatattttaaagACCCTCTAACAGTGCAGTTCTTTACTGAGTATCCATTTACAAGACTGATGAAAATACAGCAGTAGAGCAGCCATGAGGTCAAACTACGGTATTTACTGAAACACAAACCATGTTCTCTCTTAGACATTTTGAGATTCACCCTGATATGATCACTTACAGTAAATGGAATTTAACATCCAGTTGAATTTCTTAGCCTCTCTATTCCTAAGAAAGAGAAAACCAGTGTAAGTGTAGTGATAATGCAAAGGTAATAATGATGCATCAGTTAATAAACCATTGAGTCACTGGGCAGATCACACAGAATTATGTTCTGCTAAATTCAAGTGAAGACTATACAAATTACAGTATGCACATTGCActgtacaaaacattttaatatgcaatGAATGAGGTTGACTCTACTTACAAAATGTTAGGAAATCtgttgactaaatgtaaatacttTTCTTCTGGGTTACACAGACTTTTAATACAAGTTAACTGGACAAGAGAAAACATATGACACTTATGATTAGGTTTTAACTAGTAATGTTTactctttttttctgtggagggaagcttatttacttaattttccaACAGCAACTGGTTGTCTAGTAAATTAATATCCAAACTTTTTTGTGCTTACTTAAGTAAGAGACTtattttcttcagaaataatAGCTGTCTTTATTTAACACTCTCTAAAATACAGCACTGTTATTTTCtgatttaaatgtaacatttaaaaaaaaatttttgtaaaGGAAcactaaaacaaagaaaaaggacCTCCGTCAAAATGGGTAATATCATTGAAGcagtatgaattaatttaaatcaacTTGTATAAATGATTGCCAAACCTTTTACAATGATTTCACAAGTCTTGATGAATTTTTTGATCACTTACCTTTAAATAATTTCAAGTAAATGCAGGTCAAATAATCACAAAGCAGTGTCATCTGTAGCGTTGATTCAAAACCTTCATTTTAAGGTTCCTTCATTTTCAGGAACTGAACCCCTTGTGTTTCGTGTCGTTCCCCTTCTTATTGCCATAAATTATACTGTGAAAAAGGTCAAGAAGGAATAAGGATTTGAAATGAAGGAAGTTGAATGTTGTAAACAGACTAAACAGAAACGTTCCCATGAAAGGTCCCATGAAAtgaagctcttactgtattcatgtcgaTATTGTGTTTGCTTATGGCAAgccagggacggactgggactaaaaaacggccctggactttgactaggcccggcccaaagcaatcggtgcgcgtaaactcgacaacaacaacaataacgcctAGCATGAGTGTCACgagactttaattgtggctcatgatactataccatctaaattatagcaatagcactgatgttgacttaatgttgagctggagtgggtgtctttctctgctcttggtctcagctcaacctgaataaacaaacgatggaatggataaaaaaaaaaaaaaaacaggttttattctAAGATAGCATGgaacattttacagctaaaagtttagcttttttaactactgtaatcattaaaaatgtagcaacctgaatatcacttcctaacatcatATCTAGCAAGTAActttctttctcctctcatgttccatacttggatctggatctgcctgtggaaccagctcatctttctgtccctcatCTTCATCTCTGGTGGCATGATGCTGCATAGGTGTCTGGCTCACTTCTTCACTGTTATTTATCTGAGAGGTGCTGCTACTGGAAAATACTgttatatatttcagttagtttgggaCATTTAGTGGCTTCAGTATCTAAATTCCACTTTTTTTTCTCAAGCCTTCTCAGCCCCACCCTTTTCTTTCCGTTTTTTTACCCGCGGCCGCattatgcatattgtttgtttgtttctatgcttcTATCTGACGTTAACGTCTTTGCTGTTGGTTTTttcctactcttccacttcttcttctccttacttggcggccacggccagtgcagtgcattgctgccacctacagtactggagtgtaaAAACAGATTAGTGGGGGGAAAAACGGTGATGACTGCATGCTTGGCGGGTGGTGGGCCGGCCC is part of the Carassius gibelio isolate Cgi1373 ecotype wild population from Czech Republic chromosome A4, carGib1.2-hapl.c, whole genome shotgun sequence genome and harbors:
- the LOC127971842 gene encoding toll-like receptor 13, with protein sequence MSKREHGLCFSKYRSLTSWLLYCCIFISLVNGYSVKNCTVRGSLKYAQNINVFCDKRSLHFVPRNIPDKATYLDISNNVIQKIIKEYFSQLSNLKSLNALHNKIREVEEGAFSSLVALQELNLAYNKLTNILGGMFQNLGNLTVLHLNENSITNIHFSAFSPLVSLRKVNLSRNHLKKISKVQPLFLLPQLQELHIGSNGFTFFQTSELSNISVRLQVLDLFKNPLKVFSITADIFPHLDNLVLAFITGNMTWDVQDKRYLQSVKHLNLSGIQLPLEKIKDLIQTFNSSLASLRLHFLGDIKVRALIRDVCLISSLKFLGLQWNNITSISKDEMQFCTQLTELDLSNNKLYSVPAVISSLPGLRFLDLTFNNIKNISSVDFANLTQLQTLQIYSNEISFIEEFAFKHLKNITTLMIGSNRLSLNRYFKRDLQKLEILDLANNKLDSVRRGHFDSLNSLKNLSLPDNQISFIEAGSFNELTNLIFLNLQSNKLSQRSIKASVFSKLPNLKTLLLNNNYISYNSQEPLEQPPFQYLKKLKTLNIFSQGHKGMLYLPSNLFKGLWHLEELQAENLNINSLHPDTFTYTPYLWVLDLSRNDFILLTTKIFLPLHVLKTLHLSKVGLQSLDFLINANLSKLHLLHVSKNALSVINETVIQSFPTLIYLDLRGNYLSCDCTNAWFVNWTISSNDTEVESAYELTCNYPDKLKGHKLMDLNIGSCNVDVGFFCFISTATLVSVTLLCTFLFHFLKWQVIYAYYLFLALLHDNKQQRKPNGLQYDAFISYNVHDELWVMRELLPQLEGEQGWKLCLHHRDFEPGKPIMDNIVDGIYSSRKTICVISRHYLESEWCSREIQIASFRLFDEKKDVLILVFLENIPSHQLSPYYRMKRLIQRKTYLSWPKPGEDTRVFWQKLRIALETKGNSEMEPHIGWDLGVN